The bacterium genomic sequence GTTTTCGCGGGTGAACAGAATCTGGATCTGCTTCGTGGTCTAATAGCCCATCGACGTTCCCCTTTTACAATAAATATACTCACTCGGACTCTAGCGAAAAAAGCCGCTTCTTTTTGGGTGCCATTCTTCTTCGTCGTTTTCTCACAACTACCGCTTGCTTCAACCGCTGTTTTTGCATTGGCAGAAGAACCATTCGCGGCAGGTGCATACTTCTCGTACCTTGCAACCACCCCTAAAGCGCTTGTTTACCGCTGCGAAGTTCTTGACCGAGTCACCCACTCTCCAATTAGCGGCGCGAATATCCGGCTTTCCGGGACAGTTCAGGATGATTTGAATCCACGCGAATATCAGCTATCGGCAAAAACTGGCGGCGATGGCATCGCAGTCTTTTTCCTCCGATGGGATGCATGGAAATGGGCTCCCGGAAAGGATGACGTCAATGCCGCGCAACGCATTGAGGTGTCCCATCCCGAACATCAATTTTTTACTTCAAGCTCATACAAATTAAGCTCTCTTCAGCGGTCAAATTCATCCTATGATTTCCCTGCCGGAAAAGCAGATGAGGGTGCTTGGTTTGACAGAATGAACCCGAAAATGTTTTTTCTCTCTTCTTCGGGATCGAGTTCAGATCTTTTTAATAAAGTACGGAATAGGGATTATGGCAATTCCATACGCTCATTGGATGCCTCAGTCCAGCCTGGTGCTAAGGCAGGTCTATTTGCGGTATTTGAGGAGACCATTTTTATGGACCCGATCAGCACCATCAGGGTGATCCCTTGAAACTTCAAGACAAATTTGAATGTGAAAGGAGAATATTATGAGAAATATGATGGTCACATTAGCTGTATTAGTATTACTATTTTTTGCAGTTGGCATCTCGGATGCAGTTAATTGGCCAAAAAATATCTCCGGTGATTGGAGTTTGGATTGGCCGGAAATGTTTGGGAGTGATGACGGTGATTGTACTATCGTACAGAATGGTGATTCAATAAATTTCACAGTCAGCACTAGTCATGTTAATTTCCGAATCCGAAACGGCGCCATTAGATGGGTTGGCACATATAGAGATGGGGTTCTTGATGTGCAAACTAAATTTGACGAAGATCAAGGTTACGGTGCGACGAAAAAAGTTAGCTGCTCTTGTGTTTTTAACTGGAGGTCAAATCTGACATTAGTCCCCAGTTCTTGGAATTGCTCAAAAACGCTTTTTGTTAATGGTACTGAGAGCCTTACGGAGAGATTGGGAGGTCCGAATAGGCTGATAATGAGAGGACATATGTTGGAACGGATTTTCCCCAATGATTTAGGACACGCTTTCCAAAACGAGCTACTAAATTCAGAAAGCTCACAAAGCGATTCACAAACTAGAAGCCAGCCTCGACCTGCCAACCAGCCTAAACCTGCCAGTCAGAGTCAAATTTGGATAGACCCCGCAACTGGCTTGACCTGGCAGGTATCTCCGACGGGCGGGTCAATGGAATGGCAAGCGGCTAAGTTCCATTGCGCGGCCTTGAGCTTGGGTGGTTCGAGCGACTGGCGGTTGCCGACGATAGGTGAGCTTCGGAGCCTGATCCGGGGCTGCCCGGCGACGCAGAAAGATGGCTCGTGCGGGGCGACGGATTCGTGTTTGACCCACAGTTGTTGGAATGACCCTTGTAAGGGGTGTTCGAATAGGGTTGGTCCTGGTCCGGATGGTGCGTATTGGCCTCCGGAACTTCCGGGTACGGTTACTGGGTATTGGTCGTCCTCGGCGGTCGCGAACGAACGCGAACGCGGCAGAGCGTGGGCCGTCCATTTCAAAAACGGCCAGGTCAACCTCCACACCGTCCTCCTCGACTACGATGCGCGCTGTGTGCGTTAGCCGACCGTGATTTTGGTAATTTGGTTCTTCGGTCCTTTGGTCATTTTCACGCGCCGAAGGCGCGTGATCCCGGTCCAAGGCGAAGCCCTGGTCGAAATAATTTTTTTGAATGGCGAAATACGACCATCTGCCGATTTACAAGAAGGCGCTAGAACTAACTGTGTAAGTTGAGGATACGGTGAAAAACTTTTCCCATTACCACAACTACACCATTGGCACGCGCCTGCGGGACGTCTGCTGAGAGGTCATGACGGGCATCGTAAAGGCGAACAACAAGCCAGTTATGTAACATTTCACATTGACAATCCTTTCACCAATTTCGCTTTTCATGTTTGACCATCCGCCGCGCCGCGTGATAGTCGATGCCGACAAACGCTGCGGCGGCCATCATGGATGCGTCAGTTTGCTCGGCCAGAAATTGGATTAGCCGCTGATCCAGCGATTGAGCATTTTTCAAGTTGGGCTGCTGCTCCGATGCACGAACGCCGGGCGGTATGTCCTGGACCGAGATTGATTTTCGATTGTCTGCCGCGGCCCGCGCCCTGGCAACCAGGATCGCACTCTGAAGTTCGCGCACATTTCCGGGCCAGGAGTAAGCGCGAAGGATGTGAGCGGTGAGAGGCTGCAAACGAAGGCCATGCGAATTGTTTGGTCGGCATTCCTCAATAAATGCCCTGGCCAGCATCATGATGTCGCTCGGTCGCTCGCGGAGAGGCGGAATGTGGACCACAGAGGCCGCGATCCGGTAGTAGAGATCGACGCGAAATTTCCCCTCGTCGACGAGCGCCTTGAGATCCTTGTTCGTCGCAGCAACGACTCGAACGTCCACGGGCGCCGGCTTGCTGCTTCCCACTCGGACGATCTCTCCTTCCTGGAGAACGCGCAGGAGCCGGGCCTGGAGACCCAACGGCAATTCTGCGATCTCGTCCAGAAACAGGGTGCCGCCGTTGGCGATCTCGAAGTGACCTTTCCGTGTCGTGATTGCTCCGCTGAAAGCTCCGCGTTCGTGGCCAAAGAATTCGCTGTCCACGAGACCCTCGGGGATCGCGCCGCAATTCACGGCAACAAATGGTCGAGTGCGCCGGGGACTGTGCCAATGGATGGCCCTCGCCACGCCCTCTTTGCCGGTGCCGGTTTCGCCCTGGATGACCACAGGAAAATCGGCCGGCGCGTAGATCGTCCGGACTTCTCGGAAAATCTCTGTCAGCCCGGGGTCCGACGTTTTCAGTGCTTTTCCTGGCCCGTATTCCAAGGTCTCGATGTGCTTGGGCGTTCTCATGGGCCGGACATTACGGCATCGTGTCTTCCCAAATCCTCGGCGGCGGGTCGATTCTTTCTCGGATTTGTGTCGCCAGCGGATCGATCCCCTTTGACGTGTCGCCGAACAGTCGGCAGACTGTCGGCAAAAGATCGGCTCCTGAAAAACGGAGGTGTTCGATGAAACGGGCCTCAGTGGTTGTTCTTCTGGCTTTTGTTTTTCTCGCGTCTGTGTGCCTGGCCGAGGAATCCGGCAAAACGATCACTGCCAAGGTCCTCCATGCTGTCGACGGCGATACGCTGGCAATTCAAATCGATGGCCGCACTGACAAGGTTCGGCTCATTGGAGTCGATACACCCGAAACAGTGCATCCAAGCAAGCCGGTCCAATACTTCGGCAAGGAAGCGAGCGCCTTCACCCACAAGATAGTGGATGGCAAGACTGTTCGCCTCGAACTCGACCAGGCGAGCGCCGCGACGAACCACCGCGATAAATATGGGAGGCTTCTCGCCTACGTTTTCCTCGAGGATGGCACGCTGTTGAACGCTGAGATCATTCGCCAGGGATACGGCCACGCCTATACGCGGTTCCCGTTTGCCAAGATGGAAGAATTCCGGACGCTGGAGCGCGAGGCACGGGAAGCGGGACGTGGACTCTGGGCAGGGGGCGAGGGTGACACGCCAGCGCCGGGGGTATCAGCCCCGCCGCCAGCTGCACCAACAGATCGACCGTGCAAGATCAAAGGCAACATCAGCGCCAGCGGCGACAAGATTTTCCACGTGCCGGGGCAGCAGAACTACGACAAGACGCAGATCAATGAGGCGTCGGGCGAGCGATGGTTCTGCTCGGAAGAGGAAGCTATTCAAGCCGGTTGGCGAAAAGCCAAACGCTGATCCGCATCCTATTCACCCACAGATCCGCACCTCGTTTTCCGGTAGATCGAGCCAGTACCCCACCTTCGGCTTGGTCTTGATCAGCCCCTGAATTTCCCGCGCCGCAATTCCATGCCCATTTCCGACCATGCTTCCCAATGACCGGACTAGCGTGCTCTTAGTGTCGGTGATTTGGTGATCGTAGATCGGGTTGTCTGCCGCGTCGTTGAGTCCCCAGATGCTGTCGTAGATTTCCTGCTTGGTTACGATCTTGCCGGGCTTCTTCGCAAGGAGCGCGATGAACTTGAGTGGCGTGGGTTGCAAGTCGACCGTCGCACCTTTGTAGGATACGCGGTGCTGCTTGATATCGAGGATCAGACTGGGCATGGGGTCGGCTTCGACATCCGGTTCGACCAATCCCACGGGCACGGCTTCCTCTTCCTGATGTATCACCGTGGGAGCGCCCTCTCGAACCAGATCGAATAATTTCTTGCCGGTCTTC encodes the following:
- a CDS encoding DUF1566 domain-containing protein, coding for MRNMMVTLAVLVLLFFAVGISDAVNWPKNISGDWSLDWPEMFGSDDGDCTIVQNGDSINFTVSTSHVNFRIRNGAIRWVGTYRDGVLDVQTKFDEDQGYGATKKVSCSCVFNWRSNLTLVPSSWNCSKTLFVNGTESLTERLGGPNRLIMRGHMLERIFPNDLGHAFQNELLNSESSQSDSQTRSQPRPANQPKPASQSQIWIDPATGLTWQVSPTGGSMEWQAAKFHCAALSLGGSSDWRLPTIGELRSLIRGCPATQKDGSCGATDSCLTHSCWNDPCKGCSNRVGPGPDGAYWPPELPGTVTGYWSSSAVANERERGRAWAVHFKNGQVNLHTVLLDYDARCVR
- a CDS encoding sigma 54-interacting transcriptional regulator produces the protein MRTPKHIETLEYGPGKALKTSDPGLTEIFREVRTIYAPADFPVVIQGETGTGKEGVARAIHWHSPRRTRPFVAVNCGAIPEGLVDSEFFGHERGAFSGAITTRKGHFEIANGGTLFLDEIAELPLGLQARLLRVLQEGEIVRVGSSKPAPVDVRVVAATNKDLKALVDEGKFRVDLYYRIAASVVHIPPLRERPSDIMMLARAFIEECRPNNSHGLRLQPLTAHILRAYSWPGNVRELQSAILVARARAAADNRKSISVQDIPPGVRASEQQPNLKNAQSLDQRLIQFLAEQTDASMMAAAAFVGIDYHAARRMVKHEKRNW
- a CDS encoding thermonuclease family protein, whose translation is MKRASVVVLLAFVFLASVCLAEESGKTITAKVLHAVDGDTLAIQIDGRTDKVRLIGVDTPETVHPSKPVQYFGKEASAFTHKIVDGKTVRLELDQASAATNHRDKYGRLLAYVFLEDGTLLNAEIIRQGYGHAYTRFPFAKMEEFRTLEREAREAGRGLWAGGEGDTPAPGVSAPPPAAPTDRPCKIKGNISASGDKIFHVPGQQNYDKTQINEASGERWFCSEEEAIQAGWRKAKR